Proteins from a genomic interval of Lycium ferocissimum isolate CSIRO_LF1 chromosome 2, AGI_CSIRO_Lferr_CH_V1, whole genome shotgun sequence:
- the LOC132044938 gene encoding protein DEHYDRATION-INDUCED 19 homolog 4-like isoform X1 has protein sequence MDSDFWTSRLAAAKRQLNLQQHHSYNHQTSQLVDRLSIDDFEVEEEVRPDFPCPYCYEDFDIASLCSHLEEEHSCESRVTVCPICSHKVSRDMLSHITVQHGHLLRVQRRRRLRRVAIPSSQALSLLGRDLREAHLQVLLGGSGSGYRSSSATSTTAANDPLLSSLVLNYPTFEAEEISKSVLSTVEDSTTKNVTSQHIWKLRFDPSLSAEEREKRIRQATGRAVFVQDLFASSLLAD, from the exons ATGGATTCAGATTTCTGGACCTCTCGTCTTGCAGCTGCTAAACGCCAATTAAATTTACAGCAACACCATTCCTACAATCATCAAACTTCTCAACTgg TAGATAGGCTGAGCATCGATGATTTCGAGGTTGAAGAAGAGGTCCGACCCGATTTTCCATGCCCATATTGTTATGAGGATTTTGATATTGCTTCTCTTTGTTCCCATCTCGAAGAGGAACATTCTTGTGAATCCAGAGTCACT GTCTGTCCCATTTGTTCTCATAAAGTTTCGAGGGACATGCTAAGTCATATTACAGTGCAACATGGACACTTGCTCAGG GTGCAGCGGCGGCGTAGATTACGTAGAGTTGCAATTCCCAGCAGTCAAGCGCTGTCTCTACTAGGTAGAGATCTTCGTGAAGCTCATTTGCAGGTACTTTTAGGAGGCAGTGGAAGTGGATATCGATCAAGCAGTGCAACATCAACCACTGCAGCCAATGATCCCTTGCTTTCATCTCTAGTTTTGAACTACCCCACATTTGAAGCAGAGGAAATTTCAAAATCTGTTTTATCCACTGTTGAGGACTCTACTACAAAGAATGTGACATCACAACATATATGGAAGTTAAG GTTTGACCCTTCACTAAGTGCCGAAGAGCGAGAAAAGAGGATAAGACAGGCTACTGGAAGAGCTGTTTTTGTCCAAGATCTGTTTGCCTCCTCTTTGTTAGCTGACTAA
- the LOC132044938 gene encoding protein DEHYDRATION-INDUCED 19 homolog 4-like isoform X2 yields the protein MDSDFWTSRLAAAKRQLNLQQHHSYNHQTSQLDRLSIDDFEVEEEVRPDFPCPYCYEDFDIASLCSHLEEEHSCESRVTVCPICSHKVSRDMLSHITVQHGHLLRVQRRRRLRRVAIPSSQALSLLGRDLREAHLQVLLGGSGSGYRSSSATSTTAANDPLLSSLVLNYPTFEAEEISKSVLSTVEDSTTKNVTSQHIWKLRFDPSLSAEEREKRIRQATGRAVFVQDLFASSLLAD from the exons ATGGATTCAGATTTCTGGACCTCTCGTCTTGCAGCTGCTAAACGCCAATTAAATTTACAGCAACACCATTCCTACAATCATCAAACTTCTCAACTgg ATAGGCTGAGCATCGATGATTTCGAGGTTGAAGAAGAGGTCCGACCCGATTTTCCATGCCCATATTGTTATGAGGATTTTGATATTGCTTCTCTTTGTTCCCATCTCGAAGAGGAACATTCTTGTGAATCCAGAGTCACT GTCTGTCCCATTTGTTCTCATAAAGTTTCGAGGGACATGCTAAGTCATATTACAGTGCAACATGGACACTTGCTCAGG GTGCAGCGGCGGCGTAGATTACGTAGAGTTGCAATTCCCAGCAGTCAAGCGCTGTCTCTACTAGGTAGAGATCTTCGTGAAGCTCATTTGCAGGTACTTTTAGGAGGCAGTGGAAGTGGATATCGATCAAGCAGTGCAACATCAACCACTGCAGCCAATGATCCCTTGCTTTCATCTCTAGTTTTGAACTACCCCACATTTGAAGCAGAGGAAATTTCAAAATCTGTTTTATCCACTGTTGAGGACTCTACTACAAAGAATGTGACATCACAACATATATGGAAGTTAAG GTTTGACCCTTCACTAAGTGCCGAAGAGCGAGAAAAGAGGATAAGACAGGCTACTGGAAGAGCTGTTTTTGTCCAAGATCTGTTTGCCTCCTCTTTGTTAGCTGACTAA